One segment of Bacteroides caecimuris DNA contains the following:
- a CDS encoding DUF4293 domain-containing protein encodes MIQRIQTVYLLIVTGLLITAMCMPIGYFIDTMGEHPFKALGLEINDTFQSTWGLFGILMLSAIVAVATIFLYKNRMLQIRMTIFNSLLLVGYYIAALAFYFALKNDANMFRVGWALCLPLISIILNILAVRAIGRDEVMVKAADRLR; translated from the coding sequence ATGATTCAACGAATTCAAACTGTTTATTTATTGATTGTTACAGGATTGCTGATTACAGCTATGTGTATGCCGATAGGTTACTTCATTGATACAATGGGTGAACATCCTTTTAAGGCATTAGGATTGGAAATAAACGACACTTTTCAGTCTACATGGGGTTTATTCGGGATTCTGATGCTTAGTGCTATCGTTGCCGTGGCTACCATTTTTTTATATAAGAACCGTATGTTGCAGATTCGCATGACGATTTTCAATAGCTTGTTGTTGGTCGGTTATTACATTGCTGCCCTCGCTTTTTATTTTGCGTTGAAGAATGATGCAAATATGTTCCGGGTAGGCTGGGCATTGTGTTTACCACTTATTTCCATTATTCTGAATATATTGGCTGTTCGTGCTATTGGACGCGATGAGGTGATGGTAAAGGCTGCGGATAGATTGAGATAA
- a CDS encoding DNA-directed RNA polymerase subunit omega, with the protein MDYKKTNAPATTVTRDMMELCADTGNVYETVAIIGKRANQISVEIKNDLSKKLAEFASYNDNLEEVFENREQIEISRYYEKLPKPDLIATQEYIEGKVYYRNPAKEKEKLQ; encoded by the coding sequence ATGGACTACAAAAAAACGAATGCTCCTGCTACAACAGTAACCCGTGACATGATGGAACTCTGTGCTGATACAGGTAATGTTTATGAAACTGTTGCCATTATTGGTAAGCGTGCTAATCAGATCAGTGTAGAAATCAAAAACGATCTTTCAAAGAAATTGGCAGAGTTTGCCTCTTACAATGACAACTTGGAAGAAGTGTTTGAAAATAGAGAGCAAATCGAAATTTCTCGTTATTATGAGAAATTGCCGAAACCGGACTTGATTGCTACGCAAGAATACATCGAAGGGAAAGTATATTATAGAAATCCGGCTAAGGAGAAAGAAAAACTTCAGTAA
- a CDS encoding outer membrane protein assembly factor BamD, giving the protein MKKNIIITLLAAATLTSCGEYNKLLKSTDYEYKYEAAKNYFAKGQYNRSATLLNELITILKGTDKAEESLYMLGMSYYNQKDYQTAAQTFITYFNTYPRGTFTELARFHAGKALFLDTPEPRLDQSSTYQAIQQLQMFMEYFPNSTKKQEAQDMIFALQDKLVLKELYSAKLYYNLGNYLGNNYESCVITAQNALKDYPYTDYREELSILILRARYEMAIYSVEDKKMERYRETVDEYYAFKNEFPESKYLKEAEKIFNESQKVIKD; this is encoded by the coding sequence ATGAAGAAAAATATCATTATAACTTTGCTTGCGGCGGCTACTCTGACATCATGTGGAGAGTACAATAAATTGCTGAAAAGCACCGATTACGAATACAAGTACGAAGCTGCCAAAAACTATTTTGCGAAGGGACAGTATAATCGTTCAGCTACGTTGCTGAATGAGTTGATAACCATTCTGAAAGGAACCGATAAAGCGGAAGAGTCTTTGTATATGCTGGGAATGAGTTATTATAATCAGAAAGATTATCAGACAGCTGCCCAAACATTTATCACCTATTTCAATACATATCCTCGTGGCACTTTTACCGAACTGGCACGTTTTCATGCAGGTAAAGCTTTATTTCTGGATACCCCGGAACCACGTTTGGATCAATCAAGCACTTATCAGGCTATCCAGCAGTTGCAGATGTTCATGGAGTATTTCCCAAACAGCACAAAGAAGCAGGAAGCACAGGATATGATTTTTGCTTTGCAGGATAAGCTGGTTTTGAAAGAACTTTATTCTGCAAAATTATATTATAATTTGGGTAATTATTTAGGTAATAACTATGAGTCTTGTGTAATCACAGCTCAAAATGCACTGAAGGATTATCCTTATACCGATTATCGTGAAGAACTTTCTATCTTGATTCTGCGTGCGAGATACGAAATGGCTATTTATAGTGTAGAAGACAAGAAGATGGAACGTTACCGCGAAACAGTGGACGAATATTATGCTTTCAAGAATGAATTTCCTGAAAGTAAATATTTGAAAGAAGCCGAAAAAATATTCAATGAATCACAGAAAGTAATTAAAGACTAA
- a CDS encoding amino acid-binding protein, with translation MVAKQLSIFLENKSGRLTEVTEVLAKENVNLSALCIAENADFGILRGIVSDPDKAYKALKDNHFAVNVTDVVGISCPNIPGALAKVLGYLSDEGVFIEYMYSFANNNIANVVIRPSNLDKCIEVLKEKKVDLLAASDLYKL, from the coding sequence ATGGTAGCAAAGCAACTTTCTATCTTTTTGGAAAATAAGTCAGGTCGTTTGACGGAAGTGACTGAAGTGCTGGCGAAAGAAAATGTCAACCTTTCTGCCTTGTGCATTGCCGAAAATGCTGATTTTGGTATTTTGCGTGGAATAGTATCTGATCCGGATAAAGCATACAAAGCTTTAAAAGATAATCATTTTGCAGTGAATGTGACTGATGTAGTAGGTATAAGCTGTCCCAATATACCGGGTGCTTTGGCAAAAGTGCTGGGATATTTATCAGACGAGGGTGTATTTATTGAATATATGTATTCGTTTGCCAATAACAATATTGCAAATGTGGTAATTCGCCCCAGCAATCTGGACAAATGTATCGAGGTATTGAAAGAAAAGAAAGTCGATCTGCTGGCTGCAAGTGATTTGTACAAGCTGTAG